Proteins encoded by one window of Seriola aureovittata isolate HTS-2021-v1 ecotype China chromosome 4, ASM2101889v1, whole genome shotgun sequence:
- the ssh2a gene encoding protein phosphatase Slingshot homolog 2 isoform X2, whose product MALVTVQRSPTPSTTSSPCVSESGSGEDDRRSQPRSISESFLTVKGAALFLPRGNSPTPNSAPRISQRRNKHTGDLQKHLQTMFTVLRPEDTIRLAVRLESAYPQVTRYMVVVSTNGRQDTEESIVLGMDFVSSDSCCTVGLVLPLWSDTLIHLDGDGGFSVSTVSRVHVFKPVSVQAMWSALQSLHKACEVARCHNYYPGSLFLTWISYYQSRISSNQLCINEWNAMQDVESHRANSPVPFTDLPTERERTERLIKMRLREIMMQKDLENVTCKEIRTELEMQMVCNLREFKEFIDNEMIVILGQMDSPTEIFEHVYLGSEWNASNLEELQNSGVRYILNVTREIDNFFPGMFEYHNIRVYDEEATNLLEYWNETFKFITKAKKAGAKCLVHCKMGVSRSASTVIAYAMKEYGWDLDTAFDYVKERRTVTKPNPSFMKQLEEYQGILLASKQRHNKLWRSHSDSDLSDRPESMCKASSHSLGHSDSHNNNTASSPSLHHFLGVAVLQALGAEPEDSAKSNNTHTSDSHTHTNGLCDSPVQEEVRSDCADPLLLPLPRPRAATVVPEERLDNSASVAVTVPVAVPHPPPSLHILPPTPELQRAHRGPPTHLSISVPKNKPAELSLNLPERSSSEEISPLTPGSTDSDILDQSLSDLPSDKHSPLSPANTTPLQLLLPLAPSDNNNNPSELQTGSAFDSRGDADGSSNHSTDSIDFFSAREKFLGLAQDGRTRTLSEQAQQRTSLSHDENRETEAKEEEEHGNESQTSPQSEDSVDKASPERTHHPPHDNGISVRHIVTEIEAICHPASCLSPTPSSTSSSSFPPSSHSPELIRPEHQEEAESSEVTHGSLTPPSHPQSPSMLPCDWPAGSVRRATKQLEQKLRQEMEMVASQRSPLHSPSTEHPPVRLSLCSPSTEHPPLRSPHHSTEQRITQGEIMAVSAKSKDREKHTGSKHELQRLDSSGTDTLPDPSSSLNSNISQVFGAIPVTVHTSIDSHTVTSSLASTSQFVESSLNTSAQSQGQSQLHSQNQQCQTLPQACSNQMTVDGVTVQESDTDERLESSSQGRQAGGCGPGCDAQSRLARGSQELERIQQTLRELQAFLHEGISLKTADNEVQELEQPQGLRDAMDTEPGPCKGASSEQTPPGLEVGQRLRKRREGKSFLEPTGWHRAMELEARIRQAGLTPPSLMKRSASLAKLDCLELSANDLSDLDLRPHTRTTSAHSQDSFNMSPSHPDDTWKKQKVLARNTCAEQTGLPRDDSSSSQSLGLFSAPHCCSKEETSEREEPDGSGNHALITSRQQGRGHSSRRSRKASAEKKQRAVTVLYNTM is encoded by the exons TATCAGTGAGAGCTTCCTCACAGTAAAAGGTGCAGCCCTGTTCCTTCCCAGGGGTAACAGCCCCACGCCTAACTCTGCACCTCGTATCAGCCAGCGCAGGAACAAGCACACAG GTGACCTCCAGAAACATCTTCAGACCATGTTCACTGTGCTGCGGCCGGAGGACACCATCCGACTG GCTGTGCGTCTGGAGAGCGCCTACCCTCAGGTAACCCGCTACATGGTAGTGGTCTCCACCAATGGTAGACAGGACACGGAGGAGAGCATTGTGCTTGGCATGGACTTTGTCTCCTCTGATAG CTGCTGTACGGTGGGTCTGGTTCTACCTCTGTGGAGTGACACTCTGATCCACTTGGATGGAGATGG tGGTTTTAGTGTGTCGACAGTGAGCAGGGTTCATGTCTTCAAGCCAGTTTCTGTTCAGGCCATGTG GTCTGCCCTCCAGTCACTCCACAAAGCATGTGAGGTGGCTCGCTGCCATAATTACTACCCAGGCAGCCTGTTCTTGACCTGGATCAGCTACTACCAGAGCAGGATCTCCTCTAACCAATTGTGTATCAACGAGTGGAACGCCATGCAGGACGTCGAGTCGCACCGTGCAAACTCACCTGTTCCTTTCACAGACCT GCCCACAGAGAGGGAGCGCACGGAAAGACTGATCAAGATGCGCCTCCGAGAGATCATGATGCAGAAGGACCTGGAGAACGTCACCTGTAAGGAG ATTCGAACAGAGTTGGAGATGCAGATGGTTTGTAACCTGAGGGAGTTTAAGGAGTTCATAGACAACGAGATGATAGTCATCCTGGGACAGATGGACAGCCCCACTGAGATCTTTGAACACGTCTATCTG GGCTCTGAATGGAACGCCTCCaacctggaggagctgcagaacaGTGG AGTGCGATACATCCTGAACGTGACCAGGGAAATAGACAACTTCTTCCCGGGGATGTTTGAGTACCACAACATCAGAGTGTACGATGAGGAAGCCACCAACCTGCTGGAGTACTGGAACGAAACCTTCAAGTTCATCACCAAAGCCAA GAAAGCTGGTGCTAAGTGTCTGGTTCACTGTAAGATGGGCGTGAGCCGCTCCGCCTCCACAGTGATCGCCTATGCTATGAAGGAGTACGGCTGGGACCTGGACACTGCCTTCGACTATGTGAAAGAGAGACGGACTGTCACCAAACCAAACCCTTCCTTCATGAAACAGCTGGAGGAGTATCAGGGAATTCTGCTGGCCAG cAAACAAAGGCATAATAAGCTATGGCGCTCCCACTCTGATAGTGACCTATCAGATCGCCCAGAGTCAATGTGCAAAGCTTCCTCACACTCTCTGGGACACTCCGActctcacaacaacaacaccgcctcctccccctccttacATCACTTCCTGGGTGTGGCTGTGCTGCAAGCGCTTGGTGCTGAACCTGAAGACTCTGccaaatcaaacaacacacacacctctgactcacacacgcacaccaatGGTTTGTGTGACTCACCGGTTCAGGAGGAGGTCAGATCAGATTGTGCAGACCCCCTCCTGCTTCCCCTCCCCAGACCCCGAGCAGCCACTGTAGTCCCAGAGGAAAGACTGGACAATTCAGCGAGCGTGGCTGTCACTGTGCCTGTTGCTGTACCCCACCCGCCACCATCGCTCCACATCCTACCTCCTACTCCTGAACTCCAGCGCGCTCACCGGGGTCCTCCCACACATCTGTCCATTTCAGTGCccaaaaacaaaccagcagAACTGTCTCTTAATTTGCCTGAGCGAAGCAGCTCAGAAGAAATCTCTCCCCTCACCCCGGGATCCACAGACTCAGACATACTAGATCAATCATTGTCTGATTTACCAAGTGACAAACACAGCCCTCTCAGCCCTGCAAACACCACCCCTCTCCAACTGCTTCTTCCCCTCGCTCCCAGTGACAATAACAACAACCCCAGTGAGTTACAAACAGGCAGTGCCTTCGACAGCCGCGGCGATGCCGATGGGTCTTCAAACCACAGCACAGACAGCATCGACTTCTTCAGCGCTAGAGAAAAGTTTCTGGGCTTGGCCCAAGATGGCAGAACTCGGACACTTTCAGAGCAGGCACAACAGAGGACATCTCTGTCCCATGACGAGAACAGAGAAACGGAAGctaaggaggaagaggagcatgGGAATGAGAGTCAG ACATCGCCGCAGTCCGAAGACAGTGTTGACAAAGCCAGCCCTGAACGAACTCATCACCCTCCCCATGACAATGGAATATCAGTCCGCCATATTGTCACTGAGATCGAAGCCATATGCCACCCTGCGTCTTGCCTTTCTCCTACTCCGTCCTCCACCTCGTCTTCGTCgttccctccatcctcccacAGCCCTGAGCTCATCCGACCAGAGCATCAGGAGGAGGCAGAGTCTTCTGAAGTTACGCACGGCTCTTTAACTCCGCCTTCACACCCACAGTCTCCTTCCATGCTGCCGTGCGACTGGCCGGCGGGCTCGGTGCGGCGGGCTACCaagcagctggagcagaagcTAAGGCAGGAAATGGAGATGGTGGCGTCTCAGCGATCCCCGCTGCATTCCCCCAGCACTGAACACCCTCCTGTCAGACTGTCCCTGTGCTCCCCGAGCACTGAACATCCTCCACTTCGCTCCCCTCATCACTCCACAGAACAAAGGATCACTCAGGGAGAGATCATGGCTGTATCTGCTAAGtccaaagacagagagaagcatACAGGGTCAAAACATGAGCTTCAAAGACTCGACTCCTCAGGCACGGACACACTCCCAgacccttcctcctccctcaaCTCAAATATCAGCCAAGTCTTTGGTGCTATACCTGTCACTGTGCACACATCCATAGATAGCCatactgtgacatcatcactggCCTCTACTAGTCAATTTGTAGAATCATCTCTAAATACCTCAGCCCAGTCCCAAGGACAGAGCCAGCTCCACAGCCAAAACCAGCAGTGTCAGACCCTGCCCCAGGCCTGCTCAAACCAAATGACTGTGGATGGGGTGACAGTGCAGGAGTCAGACACAGATGAGAGACTGGAGTCCAGTTCCCagggcaggcaggcagggggCTGTGGCCCCGGATGTGATGCCCAGAGCAGGCTGGCTCGTGGCAGCCAGGAGCTGGAGAGGATTCAGCAAACGCTGAGAGAGCTGCAGGCTTTCCTTCATGAGGGCATCAGCCTGAAGACAGCGGACAATGAAGTACAGGAACTGGAGCAGCCTCAGGGGCTGAGAGACGCTATGGACACAGAGCCAGGACCTTGTAAAGGGGCAAGTTCTGAACAGACCCCTCCGGGGCTAGAAGTAGGGCAGCGACTTCGAAAGAGACGAGAAGGGAAGAGTTTCCTGGAACCAACAGGATGGCACAGAGCCATGGAGCTCGAGGCTCGCATCCGCCAGGCAGGCCTCACCCCCCCTTCTCTCATGAAGAGGTCGGCCTCTTTGGCTAAACTGGACTGTCTGGAGCTGTCAGCCAACGACCTCAGCGACTTGGACCTTAGGCCACACACCAGGACGACATCAGCACACTCCCAGGACTCTTTCAACATGTCCCCGTCTCACCCAGACGACACCTGGAAGAAGCAGAAAGTGTTGGCTCGAAACACTTGTGCGGAACAGACAGGTTTGCCCCGTGACGACTCATCCTCGTCACAGTCCCTCGGCCTCTTCTCCGCCCCTCACTGTTGTTCAAAAGAAGAGACAAGTGAGAGGGAGGAGCCAGATGGAAGCGGGAACCACGCGCTCATTACATCACGTCAGCAGGGGAGGGGACACTCGTCGAGACGTTCACGCAAAGCGTCTGCTGAGAAAAAGCAGCGAGCCGTCACTGTGCTATACAATACCATGTAA
- the ssh2a gene encoding protein phosphatase Slingshot homolog 2 isoform X1 — MTLGAVSGSDTSSAVSFCSCCGAKMVPYFSDDAAVSKNQINQLISESFLTVKGAALFLPRGNSPTPNSAPRISQRRNKHTGDLQKHLQTMFTVLRPEDTIRLAVRLESAYPQVTRYMVVVSTNGRQDTEESIVLGMDFVSSDSCCTVGLVLPLWSDTLIHLDGDGGFSVSTVSRVHVFKPVSVQAMWSALQSLHKACEVARCHNYYPGSLFLTWISYYQSRISSNQLCINEWNAMQDVESHRANSPVPFTDLPTERERTERLIKMRLREIMMQKDLENVTCKEIRTELEMQMVCNLREFKEFIDNEMIVILGQMDSPTEIFEHVYLGSEWNASNLEELQNSGVRYILNVTREIDNFFPGMFEYHNIRVYDEEATNLLEYWNETFKFITKAKKAGAKCLVHCKMGVSRSASTVIAYAMKEYGWDLDTAFDYVKERRTVTKPNPSFMKQLEEYQGILLASKQRHNKLWRSHSDSDLSDRPESMCKASSHSLGHSDSHNNNTASSPSLHHFLGVAVLQALGAEPEDSAKSNNTHTSDSHTHTNGLCDSPVQEEVRSDCADPLLLPLPRPRAATVVPEERLDNSASVAVTVPVAVPHPPPSLHILPPTPELQRAHRGPPTHLSISVPKNKPAELSLNLPERSSSEEISPLTPGSTDSDILDQSLSDLPSDKHSPLSPANTTPLQLLLPLAPSDNNNNPSELQTGSAFDSRGDADGSSNHSTDSIDFFSAREKFLGLAQDGRTRTLSEQAQQRTSLSHDENRETEAKEEEEHGNESQTSPQSEDSVDKASPERTHHPPHDNGISVRHIVTEIEAICHPASCLSPTPSSTSSSSFPPSSHSPELIRPEHQEEAESSEVTHGSLTPPSHPQSPSMLPCDWPAGSVRRATKQLEQKLRQEMEMVASQRSPLHSPSTEHPPVRLSLCSPSTEHPPLRSPHHSTEQRITQGEIMAVSAKSKDREKHTGSKHELQRLDSSGTDTLPDPSSSLNSNISQVFGAIPVTVHTSIDSHTVTSSLASTSQFVESSLNTSAQSQGQSQLHSQNQQCQTLPQACSNQMTVDGVTVQESDTDERLESSSQGRQAGGCGPGCDAQSRLARGSQELERIQQTLRELQAFLHEGISLKTADNEVQELEQPQGLRDAMDTEPGPCKGASSEQTPPGLEVGQRLRKRREGKSFLEPTGWHRAMELEARIRQAGLTPPSLMKRSASLAKLDCLELSANDLSDLDLRPHTRTTSAHSQDSFNMSPSHPDDTWKKQKVLARNTCAEQTGLPRDDSSSSQSLGLFSAPHCCSKEETSEREEPDGSGNHALITSRQQGRGHSSRRSRKASAEKKQRAVTVLYNTM, encoded by the exons TATCAGTGAGAGCTTCCTCACAGTAAAAGGTGCAGCCCTGTTCCTTCCCAGGGGTAACAGCCCCACGCCTAACTCTGCACCTCGTATCAGCCAGCGCAGGAACAAGCACACAG GTGACCTCCAGAAACATCTTCAGACCATGTTCACTGTGCTGCGGCCGGAGGACACCATCCGACTG GCTGTGCGTCTGGAGAGCGCCTACCCTCAGGTAACCCGCTACATGGTAGTGGTCTCCACCAATGGTAGACAGGACACGGAGGAGAGCATTGTGCTTGGCATGGACTTTGTCTCCTCTGATAG CTGCTGTACGGTGGGTCTGGTTCTACCTCTGTGGAGTGACACTCTGATCCACTTGGATGGAGATGG tGGTTTTAGTGTGTCGACAGTGAGCAGGGTTCATGTCTTCAAGCCAGTTTCTGTTCAGGCCATGTG GTCTGCCCTCCAGTCACTCCACAAAGCATGTGAGGTGGCTCGCTGCCATAATTACTACCCAGGCAGCCTGTTCTTGACCTGGATCAGCTACTACCAGAGCAGGATCTCCTCTAACCAATTGTGTATCAACGAGTGGAACGCCATGCAGGACGTCGAGTCGCACCGTGCAAACTCACCTGTTCCTTTCACAGACCT GCCCACAGAGAGGGAGCGCACGGAAAGACTGATCAAGATGCGCCTCCGAGAGATCATGATGCAGAAGGACCTGGAGAACGTCACCTGTAAGGAG ATTCGAACAGAGTTGGAGATGCAGATGGTTTGTAACCTGAGGGAGTTTAAGGAGTTCATAGACAACGAGATGATAGTCATCCTGGGACAGATGGACAGCCCCACTGAGATCTTTGAACACGTCTATCTG GGCTCTGAATGGAACGCCTCCaacctggaggagctgcagaacaGTGG AGTGCGATACATCCTGAACGTGACCAGGGAAATAGACAACTTCTTCCCGGGGATGTTTGAGTACCACAACATCAGAGTGTACGATGAGGAAGCCACCAACCTGCTGGAGTACTGGAACGAAACCTTCAAGTTCATCACCAAAGCCAA GAAAGCTGGTGCTAAGTGTCTGGTTCACTGTAAGATGGGCGTGAGCCGCTCCGCCTCCACAGTGATCGCCTATGCTATGAAGGAGTACGGCTGGGACCTGGACACTGCCTTCGACTATGTGAAAGAGAGACGGACTGTCACCAAACCAAACCCTTCCTTCATGAAACAGCTGGAGGAGTATCAGGGAATTCTGCTGGCCAG cAAACAAAGGCATAATAAGCTATGGCGCTCCCACTCTGATAGTGACCTATCAGATCGCCCAGAGTCAATGTGCAAAGCTTCCTCACACTCTCTGGGACACTCCGActctcacaacaacaacaccgcctcctccccctccttacATCACTTCCTGGGTGTGGCTGTGCTGCAAGCGCTTGGTGCTGAACCTGAAGACTCTGccaaatcaaacaacacacacacctctgactcacacacgcacaccaatGGTTTGTGTGACTCACCGGTTCAGGAGGAGGTCAGATCAGATTGTGCAGACCCCCTCCTGCTTCCCCTCCCCAGACCCCGAGCAGCCACTGTAGTCCCAGAGGAAAGACTGGACAATTCAGCGAGCGTGGCTGTCACTGTGCCTGTTGCTGTACCCCACCCGCCACCATCGCTCCACATCCTACCTCCTACTCCTGAACTCCAGCGCGCTCACCGGGGTCCTCCCACACATCTGTCCATTTCAGTGCccaaaaacaaaccagcagAACTGTCTCTTAATTTGCCTGAGCGAAGCAGCTCAGAAGAAATCTCTCCCCTCACCCCGGGATCCACAGACTCAGACATACTAGATCAATCATTGTCTGATTTACCAAGTGACAAACACAGCCCTCTCAGCCCTGCAAACACCACCCCTCTCCAACTGCTTCTTCCCCTCGCTCCCAGTGACAATAACAACAACCCCAGTGAGTTACAAACAGGCAGTGCCTTCGACAGCCGCGGCGATGCCGATGGGTCTTCAAACCACAGCACAGACAGCATCGACTTCTTCAGCGCTAGAGAAAAGTTTCTGGGCTTGGCCCAAGATGGCAGAACTCGGACACTTTCAGAGCAGGCACAACAGAGGACATCTCTGTCCCATGACGAGAACAGAGAAACGGAAGctaaggaggaagaggagcatgGGAATGAGAGTCAG ACATCGCCGCAGTCCGAAGACAGTGTTGACAAAGCCAGCCCTGAACGAACTCATCACCCTCCCCATGACAATGGAATATCAGTCCGCCATATTGTCACTGAGATCGAAGCCATATGCCACCCTGCGTCTTGCCTTTCTCCTACTCCGTCCTCCACCTCGTCTTCGTCgttccctccatcctcccacAGCCCTGAGCTCATCCGACCAGAGCATCAGGAGGAGGCAGAGTCTTCTGAAGTTACGCACGGCTCTTTAACTCCGCCTTCACACCCACAGTCTCCTTCCATGCTGCCGTGCGACTGGCCGGCGGGCTCGGTGCGGCGGGCTACCaagcagctggagcagaagcTAAGGCAGGAAATGGAGATGGTGGCGTCTCAGCGATCCCCGCTGCATTCCCCCAGCACTGAACACCCTCCTGTCAGACTGTCCCTGTGCTCCCCGAGCACTGAACATCCTCCACTTCGCTCCCCTCATCACTCCACAGAACAAAGGATCACTCAGGGAGAGATCATGGCTGTATCTGCTAAGtccaaagacagagagaagcatACAGGGTCAAAACATGAGCTTCAAAGACTCGACTCCTCAGGCACGGACACACTCCCAgacccttcctcctccctcaaCTCAAATATCAGCCAAGTCTTTGGTGCTATACCTGTCACTGTGCACACATCCATAGATAGCCatactgtgacatcatcactggCCTCTACTAGTCAATTTGTAGAATCATCTCTAAATACCTCAGCCCAGTCCCAAGGACAGAGCCAGCTCCACAGCCAAAACCAGCAGTGTCAGACCCTGCCCCAGGCCTGCTCAAACCAAATGACTGTGGATGGGGTGACAGTGCAGGAGTCAGACACAGATGAGAGACTGGAGTCCAGTTCCCagggcaggcaggcagggggCTGTGGCCCCGGATGTGATGCCCAGAGCAGGCTGGCTCGTGGCAGCCAGGAGCTGGAGAGGATTCAGCAAACGCTGAGAGAGCTGCAGGCTTTCCTTCATGAGGGCATCAGCCTGAAGACAGCGGACAATGAAGTACAGGAACTGGAGCAGCCTCAGGGGCTGAGAGACGCTATGGACACAGAGCCAGGACCTTGTAAAGGGGCAAGTTCTGAACAGACCCCTCCGGGGCTAGAAGTAGGGCAGCGACTTCGAAAGAGACGAGAAGGGAAGAGTTTCCTGGAACCAACAGGATGGCACAGAGCCATGGAGCTCGAGGCTCGCATCCGCCAGGCAGGCCTCACCCCCCCTTCTCTCATGAAGAGGTCGGCCTCTTTGGCTAAACTGGACTGTCTGGAGCTGTCAGCCAACGACCTCAGCGACTTGGACCTTAGGCCACACACCAGGACGACATCAGCACACTCCCAGGACTCTTTCAACATGTCCCCGTCTCACCCAGACGACACCTGGAAGAAGCAGAAAGTGTTGGCTCGAAACACTTGTGCGGAACAGACAGGTTTGCCCCGTGACGACTCATCCTCGTCACAGTCCCTCGGCCTCTTCTCCGCCCCTCACTGTTGTTCAAAAGAAGAGACAAGTGAGAGGGAGGAGCCAGATGGAAGCGGGAACCACGCGCTCATTACATCACGTCAGCAGGGGAGGGGACACTCGTCGAGACGTTCACGCAAAGCGTCTGCTGAGAAAAAGCAGCGAGCCGTCACTGTGCTATACAATACCATGTAA